A region from the Cryptosporangium arvum DSM 44712 genome encodes:
- a CDS encoding ABC transporter substrate-binding protein — MNRTRTGAAVAGLAAIALLATGCGGDSASGSDGGYKLAFIEGVTGDAFYVTMGCGVQDAAKKAGATVDIQGAQKFDPTLQTPVLQSVIASRPDAILIAPTDAKSMEQPIKQATSAGIKVVLVDTTLENTDGIVSSIASDNTGGGKAAFTAIQQLAPNGGKVLVIDNQPGISTSDARTQGFDSAAKADPKYTNLGVQYVQNDPAKAAQIVTAALQKDPDIVGIFATNLFGATGAATGVRQAGKQGAVKIVGFDAGSDQVKALQDGTIQALIAQQPGTIGTDGVDQAVKALKGEATEKTIQTGFTIVTKDNLNSAEGQAALYKSRC; from the coding sequence ATGAACAGAACTCGTACCGGTGCCGCCGTGGCCGGCCTGGCGGCGATCGCGTTGCTGGCCACCGGGTGCGGCGGCGACTCCGCGAGCGGCAGCGACGGCGGCTACAAGCTGGCGTTCATCGAAGGCGTGACCGGTGACGCGTTCTACGTGACGATGGGCTGCGGCGTCCAGGACGCGGCGAAGAAGGCCGGCGCGACCGTCGACATCCAGGGCGCGCAGAAGTTCGACCCGACGCTGCAGACCCCGGTGCTCCAGTCGGTGATCGCGTCCCGCCCCGACGCGATCCTGATCGCCCCGACCGACGCCAAGTCGATGGAGCAGCCGATCAAGCAGGCCACCTCGGCCGGCATCAAGGTCGTGCTCGTCGACACCACACTGGAGAACACCGACGGCATCGTGAGCTCGATCGCGTCGGACAACACCGGCGGCGGCAAGGCGGCGTTCACGGCCATCCAGCAGCTCGCGCCGAACGGCGGCAAGGTGCTGGTCATCGACAACCAGCCGGGTATCAGCACCTCCGACGCCCGGACGCAGGGCTTCGACTCGGCCGCGAAGGCCGACCCCAAGTACACGAACCTCGGCGTCCAGTACGTGCAGAACGACCCGGCGAAGGCCGCCCAGATCGTCACCGCGGCGCTGCAGAAGGACCCCGACATCGTCGGCATCTTCGCGACGAACCTGTTCGGTGCGACCGGTGCGGCGACCGGCGTCCGCCAGGCCGGCAAGCAGGGCGCGGTGAAGATCGTCGGCTTCGACGCCGGCTCCGACCAGGTCAAGGCGCTGCAGGACGGCACGATCCAGGCGCTGATCGCCCAGCAGCCCGGCACGATCGGCACCGACGGGGTCGACCAGGCCGTGAAGGCGCTGAAGGGCGAGGCGACCGAGAAGACGAT
- a CDS encoding ABC transporter permease, with the protein MSSVATSPPVTGKPEPPAAPGGRKRITKLLATQQLQIVFVLLVIYAIFAILRPETFPTLYNLRGIVVNTSILAVLGAGMTLVIITGGIDLSVGSVLVFSGVIASKTMVAAGGQGWGVAALGVLVACACGLGWGLLNGVLIAKLTIPPLIVTLGTLGMALGFSQIITKGVDLRDAPDVLVNNIGFGNVFGQVPWISVIALVVVLLVGVLLHRSRWGLHVFAIGSNAEAGRRVGLKVDRQLIGVYALAGLLAGFAGVLNLVFYQSTTIGGQTQTNLNVIAGVVIGGTSLFGGVGTIFGTIIGLFIPAVLQNGFVILGVQPFWQQVVVGAVLIAAVYADQSRRARALRGGKPTGFRFPFLSSRSTPTKEQS; encoded by the coding sequence GTGAGCAGCGTTGCCACCTCGCCTCCGGTCACCGGGAAGCCGGAACCGCCGGCCGCACCGGGCGGGCGGAAACGGATCACGAAGCTGCTGGCCACCCAGCAGCTGCAGATCGTCTTCGTGCTGCTGGTGATCTACGCGATCTTCGCGATCCTGCGCCCGGAGACCTTCCCGACGCTCTACAACCTGCGCGGCATCGTGGTGAACACCTCGATCCTCGCGGTGCTCGGCGCCGGCATGACGCTGGTGATCATCACGGGCGGCATCGACCTCTCGGTCGGGTCGGTCCTGGTGTTCAGCGGTGTCATCGCGTCGAAGACCATGGTCGCGGCCGGTGGCCAGGGCTGGGGCGTCGCCGCGCTGGGCGTCCTGGTGGCCTGCGCCTGCGGCCTGGGCTGGGGGCTGCTCAACGGGGTGCTGATCGCGAAACTCACCATCCCCCCGCTGATCGTGACGCTCGGGACGCTCGGAATGGCGCTGGGCTTCTCGCAGATCATCACCAAGGGCGTCGACCTGCGTGACGCGCCGGACGTGCTGGTCAACAACATCGGCTTCGGCAACGTCTTCGGCCAGGTGCCGTGGATCTCGGTGATCGCGCTCGTCGTCGTCCTCCTCGTCGGTGTCCTGCTGCACCGCAGCCGCTGGGGCCTGCACGTCTTCGCGATCGGCTCGAACGCCGAGGCCGGCCGGCGGGTCGGGCTCAAGGTCGACCGCCAGCTGATCGGCGTCTACGCGCTCGCCGGCCTGCTCGCCGGGTTCGCCGGCGTCCTGAACCTCGTCTTCTACCAGTCGACGACGATCGGCGGGCAGACGCAGACCAACCTGAACGTGATCGCGGGCGTCGTGATCGGCGGCACCAGCCTCTTCGGCGGCGTCGGCACGATCTTCGGCACGATCATCGGCCTCTTCATCCCCGCGGTCCTGCAGAACGGCTTCGTGATCCTCGGCGTGCAGCCCTTCTGGCAGCAGGTCGTCGTGGGCGCGGTGCTCATCGCGGCGGTCTACGCCGACCAGTCCCGGCGCGCTCGCGCGCTGCGCGGGGGGAAACCCACCGGTTTTCGCTTTCCCTTCCTTTCTTCGCGTTCCACTCCAACGAAGGAGCAGTCATGA